Part of the Oncorhynchus nerka isolate Pitt River linkage group LG14, Oner_Uvic_2.0, whole genome shotgun sequence genome is shown below.
CTGGCGCCCAACGAGGGCAAGCTGAGTGGCACCAAGGCCAAGGACTGGATGGTGAGCACCCGGCTGCCAAACTCCGTCCTGGGGAGGATCTGGAAGCTGTCGGATGTGGACCGGGATGGCATGCTGGATGACGAGGAGTTTGCCCTGGCCAGCCACCTGATCGAGGTGAAGTTAGAGGGGCATGGTCTGCCCCCTGAACTGCCCGCCCGTCTGGTGCCCCCTTCCAAGCGCAGAATGAAAGGATCGGATATATAGAGACTATTACATCAACCCACCCTGTGGAGCTGACACACACGCTACTGCCCCGCCCACGTTGTCCTCTTGTCTCCTTGTCTTTATGTCTGTCAGCCCCTGGGTGTATCTCGATAGTCTAAGTTAAGCCCCTGGGTGTATCTCGATAGTCTAAGGTAGCTTCCTCTGGTCTTTTCATCTCTGGTCTtcgagagggagacaggaagaaAAGGCTTGACAGAGGTGCGGAGATGAGACTCGAACCTCCCTCCCGTTGTCATTTGTGGTCTGGAGTCCAGTGTGTCTCCAGTCTGGTTCCTTTCCCATAGTGCAGATGAATGAAAggaaaggaggaaggggagataCTTTACTCTATTGAAATGCACCCCAATTTAGTCTTACTGGATCATGTGTTTAGCTGAGCTGAGGTCAAATAAAGGCTAGTGGCCCACACtgctctactctattatactatattatactctactgctctactatattatactctacttctctactctattatactatattatactctacttctctactctattatactatattatactctacttctctactctattatactatattatactctacttctctactctattatactatattatactctacttctctactctattatactatattgtaatctactatactctactctattatatgCTACTGTACTATGCCAATCtactctactacattctactctactctccttcactccactctactctactctactctccttcactccactctactctactctactctccttcaCTACACTCTACtccactacactctactacactacactacactctactccactctactcTCCTTCACTCCACTCTACTCCACTACACTCTCCTACACTAcactctactccactctactcTCCTTCACTCCACTCTACTCCACTACACTCTCCTACACTCTACTCTATTACACTCTCCTACACTACACTCCACTACACTCTCCTACACTACACTCTACTCCACTACACTCTCCTACACTACACTCTCctacactctactctactacactctccttcactccactccactacactctactacactacactctactacactacaCTCCACTCTACTACACTACACTCCACTCTACTACACCCTACTCTGCTCCACTCTaatctactacattctactctactccactactccactctactatcctactacactacactataacccactctactacactctactctactactccactccactccactacattacactacactctactatactacactattacactctactacactactacactctactacactacactctactacattctactctacTAAATTCTACTCTACCAcgttctactctactccactccactctactcAGCTCTACTCCATTCtactctactacattctactatacTCCACTCCTCTACTAAATTCTACTCTACTAAATTCTACTCCactctactacattctactctactccactacaTTCTCCTCTACTACACTCCACtctactacatttactacactcTACTAAATTCtactctactacattctactctactacactccactctactacattctactccactacattctactctactacactccactctactacatttactacactcTACTAAATTCTACTCCACTACATTCTACTCTACTACACTCCACTCTACTAAATTCtactctactacattctactctactacattctactacattctactctactacactccactaaattctactctactccactctactcgactactctactccactctactcTGAACACTACTTTCTCCAAACTAGCAGTACTCCTTAACCACACATTCTCTTTCTAGAAGTCTCGCGTGTGTATATGTTATATTCTCACACAGATGTTGTTACGTCAGAAACTACATTACATTATTATAAATCCTCACTATTTCACATCTACTGTTTAACTCAACATTGTTTGGGATGACTGGGTACACAGTGGTATCACTGACTGACAAGTCTACTGTTAATTACACACTGATACGATTACCGGTATACATGTATCTGACTTACTCCGTACTATATTTGACTTGCTTTTACATGGAGCTATTTAGCAGGGAGTGttttacaaacaaacaaacaaatataaACAGACTACTCATATACACACTAATATGAGTACACTAATCTACACATGTATTTGATAGACAGCTGGTGCTATTAGCAACAGTGTGAAGCTTGTTtagtcatctctctgtctgtctgtaggggacTGGTCTAACCAGGGACATTATAGCATTTCTATAGTATAGTTTTACAGTAACGTGCCATCGTTTTACAGTAACGTGCCATCGTTTTACAGTAACGTGCCATCGTTTTACAGTAACGTGCCATCGTTTTACAGTAACGTGCCATAGTTTTACAGTAACGTGCCATAGTTTTACAGTAACGTGCCATCGTTTTACAGTAACGTGCCATCGCTTTACAGTAACGTGCCATAGTTTTACAGTAACGTGCCATCGTTTTACAGTAACGTGCCATCGTTTTACAGTAACGTGCCATCGTTTTACAGTAACGTGCCATCGCTTTACAGTAACGTGCCATCGTTTTACAGTAACGTGCCATCGTTTTACAGTAACGTGCCATCGTTTTACAGTAACGTCGTTTTACAGTTTTTACAGTAACGTGCCATCGTTTTACAGTAACGTGCCATAGTTTTACAGTAACGTGCCATCGTTTTACAGTAACGTGCCATCGTTTTACAGTAACGTGCCATCGTTTTACAGTAACGTGCCATCGCTTTACAGTAACGTGCCATAGTTTTACAGTAACATACCACAGTTTTACAGTAACTTGCCATTTTTCCTCGCATacttttttctttctctcatgGCAAAAAAAGAATACATGTATTTTTTGAttcattatatatatttttgctgtTGATTTTTGTATGTACTGGACAAAGAACTGCCTTTGTTTGAAATGAATGTCACATGCTATGAGAACAGTGTTGTTCCCTAAAACAGTTTGGTTTGTTGATCTATTTTACTGACTACTGTACACAGCTAGCTTCACcaactgctaaccatgtgtattatTATCACTGCCTAATAAACGATATGAACTGTGTTCCGATGACCTCTTGTTCAGAATGAAGAGGAGATGAAGTTGAATTCAACAGTGTTTAGAGAAAGGAAAGAGATCCAAGTCGATCTGTGGATTAAATAGTAGATAGACAACACTTTGACTAAGTGTGTAGCACGAGGCAAATATTTTTTTTCAAATATCTGCCATGTGTGGAACAGTAGAATGTTAAGTGTTCCTTAAATATCCCATCTGGACACAAAACAGAATATGTATCTAGCCACATACAGAACATACCATATTTAGGCAACACAGTAAaaactatattttatatttcaaacAAGACATAGCAGTGGATGCAGGCTGATTCTCGTTTATAGCAACAGTATAATGTTCACTTGGTTCCTCAATGACAGTCAGATAAACAGTGAGTCACAGTGCTCCAGGCCAAAATCCCATACCACCATTTTCCAGTGGTacactcactcattctctcccgtTCTCCCTTAAACACAAACAcgccaaaaaaaacaaaaaaacttttCCAAATCTCTCTCCAGCCTTCTAGTTCAAGCAGTTCCAGGTTTAACCAACCAACATACAGCACAGTAGATCATGAGGTATCATACTCTCTGTTTATACTCTGTTGAATTCTTTCTGGCATAAGTGTCTCTAaaatgtgtgttcgtgtgtgtaggCTTTTAAGGTTtgcgaagggagggagggagggggagggaggggtggtctGGTCTCCCTGCCTCTTTTACTCCTCCATGGAAAGAAATACAAATGAGAAACAGTCATTCCTTCCCccgctctctttccctgtctccccctgtctccccccctctcattatctttccctctctctctctactacccctcgctctttctttccctctctctcccccctgtcgttctctctctctctctctcctagtgtaCAGTGTGACTCACATGCTAGGAATGTGGTGGGCTGGCCCTAGAACTATTAATATCAGCTTTCCTGGGGTCCGCTAAGTTTCCTTGGGCTGCAGCTCAGCCTCTAGACACTACCTTTATTATAGGCATTAACAACATCCCCCTATTTGGACTTTTCCCTAGGAACAAGATGTTTAGGCCGTACCCAtgacttgctgtgtgtgtgtgtgtgtgtgtgtgtgtgtgtgtcttggatgGGTTCTGGTCTGCTGCTACTAATTTCCACCAGACAGTTTCAAATAGACAAGATATATCCAAGCCCTGTAGGAAATCTCTTCTTCTTTGAATAACACACTAACCTTTTCCCAGATTTCCTAATCAGATCAACGGGCAATTCTGCTGACAGAACAGTGTTGCCTTTCCAACACAACGATAATGTGGAACAAATGTCCTGACATTTCCTCATGAGCTGTTTCAAAACGATTTAGTTGCTCAAAAacattttccacacacacacacacacacacacacacacacacacacacacacacacacacacacacacacacacacacacacacacacacacacacacacaacaaaacattCTACGTGGCATTCACATGGCGTCAAGACTACAGCATATGAGAACCATACAGAGTATGGAACACCCCCAAAGAACAGCCCACTAAACGGGGGTCTCCAACTACGTCATTGGGCGGATACATGGGGAATTCCTCACCAAGACGCCCCGTGAAGGATTAAAAGCATGGAAAGGACTTTGGATATATTTAACTTTGAATGAGCGCCATCTAATGGACATACATATTTTTTTGTAAAGATGTTTTCTATTTTTCAGAAACACGACGATGTTACGTCGGCCTGTAGGAGGTATGAACGCACCATTTGCACTAGAATTCGAACGTAGAAGAAGAATAAGTTATTTTTGCaacagcagagaggaagaggcgaagcaagAGGGTTTACTCGGCCCAAAATCTGCCCAGGAAAATAAGATCACGAAGTGAGGAATTTTTGTATAGAGGTCAACGAGTGTCGAATTTGTTCAACAACTGTAATTGCTCATTTGTTACGTGAGGCCTATTTAATTGAATATACATTTCGTAATTGTTAGGTTGTTACAAatgcactgattgaagtggacgcACGTGGTATTTCGCCATCTATGAAAAAAAATACTTTATATCGAGTTGTAGCTGTTGATTCACAATACATGTATTTGTTGATTCACATTTTTGTTGATTTTGTATGTACTAGACAAAGAACTGCTTTTGATTGAAATGAATGTCACATGCTATGAGAACAGTGTTGTTCCCTAAAACAGTTTGGTTTGTTTATCtttggtcagtacaggtgcatcaaagcagggacctagagactgaaaaacagcttccacctcaaggccatcagactgttaaacagccaccactaacattgagtagcTGCTGTAAAACATGtaccactagccactttaaacaatgccatttaatatcatgtttacataccctacattactcatctcatatgtatatactgtactcgataccatctactgcatcttgcctatgccgttctgtaccatcactcattcatatatttgtatgtacatattcttcatccctttacacttgtgtgtataaggtagttgttgtgaaatagtTAGGTTAGATCACTCTTTGGTGATTaccgcattgtcggaactagaagcacaagcatttcgctacacttgcattaacatctgctaaccatgtgtatgtgaccattaacatctgctaaccatgtgtatgtgaccattaacatctgctaaccatgtgtatgtgaccattaacatctgctaaccatgtgtatgtgaccattaacatctgctaaccatgtgtatgtgaccattaacatctgctaaccatgtgtatgtgaccattaacatctgctaaccatgtgtattatTATCACTGCCTAATAAACGGTATGAACTGTGTTCCGATGACCTCTTGTTCAGAATGAAGAGGAGATGAAGTTGAATTCATCAGTGTTTAGAGAAAGGAAAGAGATCCAAGTCAATCTGTGGATTAAATAGTAGCTAGACTATTTTGGGCTCccgaggcactgcatctcagtgcaagaggtgtcactatagtccttggttcgaatccaggctgcatcccatctggccatgattgggagtcccatagggcggtgcacagttggcccagtgtcgtcggggtttggccgtcattgtaaataagaatctgtcattaactgacttgcctagctcaATAAAGTTTACACACATACAAAATCTGCTCTTTCATTGGCTTAAATGGTCCCACCCAGAGCAATATCTGGTTTGGCCATGTTTTAGAACAGCTGCCATGGTAgcaggtggcagggtagcctagtggttagagctagttggactagtaaccgaaaggttgcaagttcaagtccccgagctgacaaggtacaaatctgtcgttctgcccctgaaaaaggcagttaacccactgttcctaggctgtcattgaaaataagaatttttttcttaactgacttgcctagtaaaagaaaggtaaaataaaaaatgatcgACATTTTGGCGATGTATATCCGAGAATTCCCTATGAAATGAAGACTTAAAAACTAGCAAAACAGAGCAGCGAATTTAACAGATGTTTTTATTCGGGATAATTTGTATCCAAGTCCAAGGTGTTTCGGGGGTCAACAAATTGCATTTATACTTTCATCTGAACATCTtcatcgtttttttttttttaaacaatccgAAATAAACAGCACAACACTGAAGTGTCAATTTATGACTTAGCAACGGCTATGTGAGAATGTGTCGATCTTGACAATATTCAGACAAGAAAATAAAAATGTTCGGGAAAAGTATTTCCATTGTTCGAGTGGTCACTtgactatcttgtcaatataatatatACTCTTTATCAACAGAGCTGTTTTACGACAGTCGCGTACCGTATTCCAAGCGTCCGGTGTCGTACATTTTGCAGAATCACCATGGCGTCTGTACTGAAAGAGACCGCGGGGCTATATGAAACATTGAAAACGGAATGGAACAAGAAAAATCCAAATCTGAACAAATGTGGAGAAATTTTGAGCAAGCTCAAGGTAAAAAGCTATTACAATATTTATTTTCTTCACCCTCGAACCTAAATTATACTGTATTTTGTCAATGAGCTAGTATTGCTAAGCTAACGTTCGCTAAGCTAACGTAACCAATTGTTTTTACAAAGATATCAACCGTCCGTTGCTATTTCTTCCTACAGATCTCGTTATTGGAGTTAAACTTCTTACCAACGACTGGAACTAAGCTCACCAAACAGCAGCTTATTTTAGCTCGTAAGTTACTAGTCATCACATCAAAATGCTAACTGGCAAACGTTCCTACAATGCGCTGCCTTTTCTTGCCCCAGGAAATATAACTTCTTATTTAGTGTCAAATGTggttttaaaattattattatttgtaaaaCTTTTAAATATAATTTCAGGACCTTTTTACCTTCATGTTAGTCTGTAAATGTTAAAATATGTTTGATAGTTAAAATCCTGTTCACCAATATGCTAGCTCAGGTCTTGTTCACTCAGAACTATGGTCAATTTAGGCTCAACATTTACAACCCTGCTATGTTTATGCACGTAACAAATTGGAAAATGGACCCCAAATGTTTTAAGTGCCTGAGCTTGACCAATAAGCTGATGTGGAAGTCAAACATTTTACTTTTTCTGATTTCTATATATTCATTCAAAAGTTGAGGTCCGAATAGCACCTTACAGTTGGAATGACCCAGCTAACTCATAGCCTCTTCTCTCAGTGAGACCCGTAACAGTGCATTTACACACAACACGATGGGGGCGAACACATTTATTAAAATAAACACGTTTATTTTCAATTGAGGGAATCGGAGGGACCTTTTGGGTAATGCGAGGGAGGGAAAGCAGAAGATTATGGATACACTAACAAGATGCATGTCTCTTGGACCTAGGAGTGGGAGTCGTTGTCCACAAAGCGGCACAGTTGGGTTGTCTAGCTCTCGTCTATCCtgtctttggattggtggatacatcttATTATTGTAATCCTTTTCTGAATATTCGATGTGGGTTGTTGACGTCAACCGCCTGTATTGAAAGGAGAGATACTACTAACCTCATGCTCTGAATATGCATAGCTATCTGGAGAGAActcttgatatatatatatatatatatattttttttttttaagtggctGGGATGTCATGTCCTATCAGAATACTTAAATATTATGAAACATCTATTAGAACAAATGAACCTCACGCAGCAAGTAAGCAATCCTTTTTTTTTTTGGTTAACCAAATTTGACACATTGACCTTATAGAAAAATGCCTTGCTTGGTGGGCAAAACAATGAAAATACACCACCTGCTGGAAGGAGACAGTTTTTCTGCTGAGATGGGCCTCTTCTTCTCTGGGAAAGATTGACCGTATGTATGTAAATATTCTGTGATATCACAAGGTTATTGACCAATCAAAGCTCAATGGAGCTTCCAGACCCTACCAGATTGGCTGTTTTATACCTAGCATTACTTGGCCTGCTTGCTAGCACCCACGTGAGAGTGAAGTTGGAGTGGCCATCTGAATTATCATGTTACTTGGAAATGCACTAAAGTTCCATATTGATCTCCTGTCGCCGAAGGTGACATCCCGTATCCCGAAAACATATTTACCAGCCCTCCTGGTTGATCTATTTCCCAGAAACTTTTCTCATCACAAAGGCAAATTTATAAATCTGGAATGCCTTACCAGTCGTTTCGGGCTATACAACGtgtgaaaatgtatttatatcCAACTTTTCCAGAGTTGACTGAATTCACATATTTCCCTAAAGGTGCACTGCCATCTTGGATCAGGCACTAATCTCTCATGGCAACCACAAGAGTATAGGGACTAGGGAGTGAGCATCAGAAAATTGatgtaaacatttttattttgacCATAGTTCACACATTCTATAGCCTGAAACAGGTCAACCAGAGAGCTGGTAAAAATGTTTTCTGGGTACAGGATGTGGTCTTCAGCGACGGGAACTGTATAGGTCTCCCGGGGGGCGAAGAGGCTGACTATctcatatttttgttgttgttgacatgtCTTCCTACACGCTTGATTCTGAGTCATTGCTCAGAATCAGCAGAATAATTTCAGTGTGTGATAACTTATTAAGATATCAGGGTTTGATCATATATCAACTGGATGACAACAGTGGCTAACAGATTTGTCTACGTTGTTTCTCAGGTGATGTTCTGGAGATCGGGGCTCTGTGGGCTATCCTAAAGAAGGACATCCCTTCCTTTGAGAGATACATGGCCCAGCTCAAATGTTACTACTTTGATTACAAGTAATGTCACTTATTttgttttcatgttcaaaataaCACCTTAAATCTTTCTCAATATATTCCCAGAGCATCTCCAACCTATGCTTGTTCAAACAACTAGATCAgtgtctctcactttctccctccgtCCAGGGATGAGTTGCCAGAGTCGGCCTACATGCACCAGCTACTGGGCCTGAACCTCCTTTTTCTGCTGTCCCAGAACCGCGTGTCAGAGTTCCACACAGAGCTGGAGAGGCTGACTGCTAAGGACATCCAGACCAACGTCTACATCCGCCACCCGGTCTCCTTAGAGCAGGTAACTGCTACTGCGTCAGGCCCTCGTTATCTCCCCCAAGAAGAGTCATATTCTGGCCTTCGTTGACCTAGTTAAATATCTTCAGCAGGAAATTCAAATTTTCACCTTACAGATGTCTTCTTCATTTGTTCTTTTCTCATTTCTATCTTTGTTTATCTTTGTGGAGCCATTTAACTTCCATGTGTAGAACTGACTTGTAGAATGTCTGTTTTGAATTGTTTTAACTTCCTGTCAGTACCTGATGGAGGGAAGTTACAACAAGGTGTTTCTGGCCAAAGGTAACATTCCTGCTGAGAGCTACACCTTCTTCATAGACATTCTGCTAGACACCATCCGGTAAGAGACAACAGGACATTGGATGAATGAATATTTTTTGCCTGGATTGGATGCGTCATCCTGGTGGTCTGGTCAATGACACTGTGTTCCTTCTCTGTTTCAGCGATGAGATTGCTGGGTGCATAGAGAAGGCTTATAAACAGATTCAGTTCAACGAAGCTACCAGAGTCCTTTTCTTCTCCTCCCCAAACAACATGACAGAGTATGCCAACAAGGTTAGTTCATGTCTGTTTTATTCTGTTCTGTGCCCTACTGAACACTAACCTGGTCCAAGATCTGTTTGACGAaggaccataggagttggctttaccgcacaaacagatctgggaccaggctaactgaaCATGCTCCTGGATTTGAGAGAATGGGCGATCCTTAGAACTTGAGTTTAGTCCCATCTCGTCATATTAAAGTTGTCTGTGTTACAGCGGGGCTGGACCCAGAGCCCAGATGGCTACTACTCGTTCAGTAGCCAACAGCAGAGGACAGAGGAAGTCAACATCCCCTCCACCGAGCTGGCTACGCAGGTCATCGAATATGCACGTCAGCTGGAGATGATTGTGTAGAGAGAGGGCTGCGCCGTACTACAGAAGCTAGATATATTCACGACACAGACACATGCAAACATACAGTCCTCAATTGCTGACAGATTGTCAGACTGGTAGATTTTCCAACACTTTGTCATTCTGTACCACTCAACCTGCTTCTCGCGGCGCCGATAAGAGACGAGGCaagtttattattttttttacatcctAGTCTGACGGTGTGTTTTACGCATCGCAGTGAAATGTACTGAAATAAAGTCATCACTTCACATCTACGGTCAGTCTGTTCAGTGGCTCCTGACTGCTTTGTTAGGAGTTCCCCCGAGTTTAAGGATTAACGTGTTGGCACATTCTAATGTCCAAGTTTCTATTTACCCTGACTGCTTTGAGGAATGTTTTTGGAGAGTTTatgtctagggaatagggtgtatttTTGCCATTTTACTCATTCATAGTGTGCTGTAGCACAGTGGCCTATACAGTGGTGGTCTTCCACATGTCTCTAAATGGTTGGCGTCCTGCATTATTACACCTGCTTATTTGGCTTCTCCTTGTCCTCTGAGGTACCATCTTCAAACTCTAGGGTTTTCAATGCCCTGGCCTCGTCTCCTGGCAACTGACAAAAGAGAATTG
Proteins encoded:
- the psmd8 gene encoding 26S proteasome non-ATPase regulatory subunit 8: MASVLKETAGLYETLKTEWNKKNPNLNKCGEILSKLKISLLELNFLPTTGTKLTKQQLILARDVLEIGALWAILKKDIPSFERYMAQLKCYYFDYKDELPESAYMHQLLGLNLLFLLSQNRVSEFHTELERLTAKDIQTNVYIRHPVSLEQYLMEGSYNKVFLAKGNIPAESYTFFIDILLDTIRDEIAGCIEKAYKQIQFNEATRVLFFSSPNNMTEYANKRGWTQSPDGYYSFSSQQQRTEEVNIPSTELATQVIEYARQLEMIV